The Kitasatospora paranensis genome has a window encoding:
- the ribH gene encoding 6,7-dimethyl-8-ribityllumazine synthase, protein MSGHGAPELTIKNCADLRVAVIAAQWHVQVMDGLLDGAHRALKELGIEEPTVLRVPGTFELPVAAKHLAERGYDAVVALGVVIRGGTPHFDYVCQAATSGLTQVAVDTGVPVGFGVLTCDNEQQALDRAGLPDSAEDKGHEAVTAAVATAVALRGVTEPWR, encoded by the coding sequence GTGAGCGGCCACGGAGCCCCCGAGCTGACCATCAAGAACTGCGCCGACCTGCGGGTCGCGGTGATCGCCGCGCAGTGGCACGTCCAGGTCATGGACGGCCTGCTGGACGGCGCCCACCGGGCGCTGAAGGAGCTCGGCATCGAGGAGCCGACCGTGCTGCGCGTGCCCGGCACCTTCGAGCTGCCGGTCGCCGCCAAGCACCTCGCCGAGCGCGGCTACGACGCCGTGGTCGCCCTCGGCGTGGTGATCCGCGGTGGCACGCCGCACTTCGACTACGTCTGCCAGGCCGCCACCTCGGGCCTCACCCAGGTCGCCGTCGACACCGGTGTCCCGGTCGGCTTCGGTGTGCTGACCTGCGACAACGAGCAGCAGGCGCTGGACCGCGCGGGCCTGCCGGACTCCGCCGAGGACAAGGGCCACGAGGCGGTCACCGCCGCCGTCGCGACCGCCGTCGCGCTGCGCGGGGTCACCGAGCCCTGGCGGTAA